GTGTTTACTTTAATGTCAACTTTAAGCCTggcgctaaaaaaaaagaaaaaaaaaaggagaaaaagaaagttcGATACGTGAAAACTTGATATAAAGGGCGCCGTTAAGATTCAAGAATGTGAAACTGCGCACCTTTGGTATAAAGGGGTGACCGCGTTTCAGGGTGTATACGCAACGTTATATGCGTCACAGCTCCTTTAGGGGCCGGCAGGCAAACACGCGGTTTCGAGATGTTATACAGACGGTGTTTACTTTACACTCGCGTTGTGCTAACCTTGCAGGGGCACTCTACGCAAGCGCCGACTCGTCCGACACGGATCAGTCGGAGGCAAATATATATAGGTGCTCGGCGCTCGCCTCCATGCCGAGCCGAGCCAAAGACAACGCCAAAGACAACGAGACCGCAAAGCCCCGGCAAACGAACAGACCTGTTAAATCGAGCCGGCAGAACAGTGCTTCCGTTATTCCGGCCGCTTTCGTGTTGATCTTGACTGCGATCCAAACCGGGGTGGCCAGGGGAAGCAAAATAAAGGCTAATCGTGTCGAACGGCGCGGCCGCTCCTCTCGCGTGCTTCgatcggtttcttttttttctttttttcacaaagCACCACTATGCTCATCTCGCTTCGACCGTATAGCACCTCCATTTTTGAACTCTAGAGGCTAGATATGGCTCGGTGCTTGACGAgtagagagagaagggaggaaggaaaggcaaggGAGGTTTACCAGACGTTGTCCAGTTTGCTATATCTTACACGTGGAGAGGGGGATGGGGagtaaaagaaagagagagagagaagacgcgAGACTTGATACACTTCCCCATGCACTAAGCCCGATACAGCATATCTCAAGTCGGgcgaatggctttctgggctgatgagctgtgaggccatGCTTCCAAGACCTTTGCTTCTGTAAATGGCCAATCGCCCAGTCTATACAGAGTgcttcagttaacttgggccaaagttTAAAATATGGAAGTGCTacgtagcgggacagaaccaaggtaatgtttgccgtcgcttggagatactcaggctattttttgcattccgcctaatgagataattagtcataattattcaacttctcaaatattagattaaaagtgtcaatgagaaaattgtagagtgacatgagaaactcccgatacagctttctgttgctcaatacgtgctacgtagaagtgtttttccgagcgttaaagaagcccgccgaaaacacgcaacattgccgcgcgactggccgctcgaggcactttgcgtgtattcgcgggatggTAGGATGGTAGTCGACTTCCACATCGGCGCTCACGCCGCAGGAGACGACGCACACACATGACTAATCGGCTTGTATATGTACAGTCACTATATACACTACCGCTACAGATGTGCCAGCTGGTTAATGACTGTGTTCTCTGTGAAACAACGAACGCTACCCGAGTATCCTCGCTCGAGCAAATATACATCTTGAAGCGCATCATTCCTTCAATACGTAtttctagaagcgttcggctattggcttacattgacaatcatcgtcgatggtttctgcacaatttccTTTTTATTTGCGGCGTTTGCGACGTTCCATCCGAGCCACCGAAACGCTCAGTATATCTCAAACGACGAGACACCGTCGGTCTATACTGGGCGATGGCGCACCAGGGCACTCAAAGGCGTCGCCAAATTCGCTCGCGTTCATCGCTACGTTGCACAGCTCCGCGCCGCGCGGATGGTCGCAAAAGTTGGCGCAGAAGTTCACGTAGAAAGTCTGCAAACCCGTCCAATGCTCGAGACCCTCGAGCATGTCCAGCCGGTGGTCCTGGGCGTTCTCCCTGAGGGCCGCCAGGGCGACCTCCAGGGCGAACAGGCGAGCCACGGCGTCCCTTTCACGACTGGTGTTGGCCGAGTCCAGGCGACACTTCTCGACCTGCGTCCACACCTCCTCCGCGACCGCGGTGGCGTCGATGGCGCGGCCGCGCTGGTCCACGGCTCTGACCAGCGCCCTGGCGAGCTGGAAACCCAAGCCGCTGTAAGCCAACGCGCCCGTGTCGTGACGGTAATAAGAAGGCGGGAACAGCGCCGACAGGCCGACTTGGAGCAGGCTGCCGGCGTACGAGTAGCGCACCTCTTCGGCGTGCCACCGTACGCTGCCCGTCATCAGGCGGCTGTAGTAGCTGTTCTTCAACATCCTGCGCACGGCCCTTCGCGACTCGAACCAGGACTCGTAGAAGCTCGTCGTCGTCGCGGGAAATCCCTCGTACAGCTCGTCCAGCAGCTTCGTATGGAAGAACGGCTCCGGCGGCCACAGCCGACGTTTGGTCCTCCCCAGGATCTTCTCGACGACCCACCGCTTGGTGGCGTCCGCCAAGCTCCTCGAAGTCCGTACGGCTCGCGCTAAAAGCTGCGTGGTCGCGTCGAGCATGGTGAAGAGTCGTTGCCTGTCGGTCCTGCTGGAAGTACCCGAGGAACTGCGGCGCCACCAGGACCGTGCCGAATGACTCCTGAACGGTCAGGAAACAAGCCGCCTGTCCGTCAAAGACGTCGCACTCCTTGCCGGGTCGGAAGTGGTCCAGGTCCGGGTTGACGATCCACAAGTACGAGTAGGCGAACGTCCAGCCGATGACGTTCAGCAGTCTCTCGCGTGGCATCGCCTCCAACAGGGCGACGATTTCGTAGAAGTGTCGCTCACTGTGAGCTTGGAGCTTCGTTGCCGGTGACAGCTGGACGTCCGAGCCCAGGTGGCGCTGCAAGAGGGTCAGCCAGGTCTGACCGATCTCCGAGGACGACAGGCTGTCGTTAAGGGAAGCGACGAagacgtcgtcttcttcctcttcttcctcgATCCGGACGGCCGACGTGACATTGCTCCTGACCGAGGTCTCGTCCAGTCGAAGCACGAGACACTCCTCGTCAGAGAGCAGTGCGTCTTGTCGGAGGTACCCGGCCACGCTGCGCAGCAGTTCGTCGTACTCGCCACCGCCGCTTTCGCCGCAAGCGGACAGCTGCTCCATGCGGAGCAGGGTTACGTAGCCCATCGCGTCGATGGCGACCACCAGCGGGTTGTCGAGGTTGGTGTAGACGACGCGCACGTCGAAGAGCAGCGGCACCCTCCAGTTGACGGCCAGGTCGACGAGCACGTCCAACGGGTCAGCGTCTTCGGGAGGTCTCCGGGGCCACGGTATCTTTCGGGCGCTCATGAACTCGACGAACGGCTGGACGACGCCAACGCCCGTTGGCCTCGAAAGGCAGGCGTTGAAGGCGGAGTAGGCCTTGTACGCGGCGCTAGAACTGTTGCGGTCTGCTGGCACGAGACCACGGTGAATCATTCCCTTCACACTTTCCAAGTACGGCGTCAACAGCCTGCGCAGAAAGAAAATCATGAGCGTTCCTAtgggtatcatcatcatcatcgtcatcagtctatatttatgtctacaacaggacgaaagcctctccctgcgacctccaattacccctgtcttgcgctagccgattccaacttgcgcctgcgaatttcctaacttcatcactccacctagttttctaccgtcctcaactgcgcttcccttctcttggtatccattctgcaaccctaatggtccaccggttatccatcctacgcattacatggcctgctcagctccactttttccgcttaatgtgaactagaataccggctatctccgtttactctctgatccacaccgctctcttcctgtctcttaacgttagacctaacatttttcgttccatcgctctttgtacggtccttaacttgttctcgagcttttgttaacctccaagtttctgccccataggttagcaccagtagaatgcaatgattgaacacttttcttttcaatgacagtggcaatctcccagtcaggatttggtaatgcctgccgtatgcactccagcccaattttagtCTTCtataagtttccttctcatgatcagggtcccctgtgagtaagtgacctagataaacgcactcctttacaaagttagaggctgactggcgatcctgaattcttgttcccttgccaggctattattgaacattatatttgtttttctgcatattaatcttgaaccccactcttacactttctcggttaggctcctcaatcatttgttgtaattcgtccccagtgtcgctcaaccgaaggttgctgcaaaccgaaggttgctgagctCTCTGCCGTTGGTtctcgctcctaagccttcccagtctaagagcttgaatacttacttctaaccatgcagtgaatagcattggagagattgtgtctccttgcctgaccctattcttgataggtaactttgtaaactttttgtggagaaccaaggttgctgtgcaatccttgtagacatTTGTCAATATATTCATGTATGCATTCTGTACTCCTtagttgcgtaatgcctctatgactgctggtatctctactgaatcaaatgttttttcataatctatgaaagccatatacagacgTTTACTGTACTCCGCATATtcctctattacctggttgatgacatggatatgatccatcgtagaatatcccttcctgaagccagcctgttctctaggttggctgaagtcaagtgttgcccagtttatatttgaaattaccttggtgaatagtttatacaatactgaaagcaagctaatgggtatataattcttcaattctttaacgcctcccttcttatagttgagtacagtatagaccacttataacgtaaccgcttatagtgcaggaccggatatagtgcggtcttttcagactcccgttaattttcccatagcactccatgtatacacgtatcgcttatagtgcagttgcgggaaacgaaataccggttacagtgcggctgcctgggagtacggaagtcagcggagacggcgaacgctcccctcataCGGGCGCCCAAAGGAGTgttcgaggaagaaagagagacgaagtggaggataagggcacgtggtgcgaacgaacagccagtgaggctgaaaccagaatctggagtgcgagtcgtgaaatatcacggcgcgcatagcgagcgagggccacgaactgccaacgccggccaacgctcgcttcacgataacggcagtaaacgaaactaaAGGGaccgggcggcgccggcacagcacggcgtagggcgcacgcggagacggtgcaatgtgagggaggagggcggcagggaagcggatttcgccacggcaactccgccgcttcggtggctcccctcgccctccctcgtagctccctcactttcgactgtcaccgtgtgcgCCCGCCACCGTGCAGGCAGCGCGCCGCCGcaccagccggcccggcgccagccggcgccagctcctcgaagtttcgttttctgccgttatcgggaagcggttgtttgccggcgtgggcagtttcgttggccggcctgggacagcgccgctgcttccctctgcgccgtagccgcagcgtgcaaggtcaacacgtgactagaaagtagaggaagcataaaggagaaagaagggttcactgccgttttctacgcgtggctacggtagcgtggctgagacgtcggcacgtacacgcgtgttccggcgcaacgcagaatcggcgaccttgccatttgagagagggtgaaatttccgccgcatttttttcattctttttttgttttgttcgcgcgcgacaatagagtgttttagttgagcgtctttacggtccgctccgctccgagctgccccgctaagccacagcggagcggcgggcgattttcacgttttagttatgcgtgtagcgtagcggagcggacctttcgttgttgcagcgccctctggcaaAATttagcgtagtgaaacaaaataaaaaaccgttttgtcacttttacaaagtaaggcgAATATCTATATAtaaattatttgttcatgtagtatcagacgggtgcttgtaatgcgttgccggtccattttatcgagttggaaaggaagcgtcgacttagtgaacgccacgtgatagccagcgaggttgcatttcgaatccaatccaatcctttc
This region of Dermacentor silvarum isolate Dsil-2018 chromosome 5, BIME_Dsil_1.4, whole genome shotgun sequence genomic DNA includes:
- the LOC119453351 gene encoding neprilysin-1 isoform X2, with the translated sequence MCMAVACGGLALAFVLMRQQVKLDAERLTYMPPCGTEDCREQAARLARRIDASREPCDDLYAYTCGAAGVDTARKRWLLTPYLESVKGMIHRGLVPADRNSSSAAYKAYSAFNACLSRPTGVGVVQPFVEFMSARKIPWPRRPPEDADPLDVLVDLAVNWRVPLLFDVRVVYTNLDNPLVVAIDAMGYVTLLRMEQLSACGESGGGEYDELLRSVAGYLRQDALLSDEECLVLRLDETSVRSNVTSAVRIEEEEEEDDVFVASLNDSLSSSEIGQTWLTLLQRHLGSDVQLSPATKLQAHSERHFYEIVALLEAMPRERLLNVIGWTFAYSYLWIVNPDLDHFRPGKECDVFDGQAACFLTVQESFGTVLVAPQFLGYFQQDRQATTLHHARRDHAAFSASRTDFEELGGRHQAVGRREDPGEDQTSAVAAGAVLPYEAAGRAVRGISRDDDELLRVLVRVAKGRAQDVEEQLLQPPDDGQRTVARRRGALLVRRQPAPSRPVGAVPAFLLPSRHGRVGLQRLGFPARQGAGQSRGPARPRHRRHRGRGGGVDAGREVSPGLGQHQS
- the LOC119453351 gene encoding uncharacterized protein LOC119453351 isoform X1: MRVFGRGPSAVTLKEDNTASSTHLAGSSDVHLPTVITISRGYRRFLPVISGPFAAFSELRRRHPSLLPCAMCMAVACGGLALAFVLMRQQVKLDAERLTYMPPCGTEDCREQAARLARRIDASREPCDDLYAYTCGAAGVDTARKRWLLTPYLESVKGMIHRGLVPADRNSSSAAYKAYSAFNACLSRPTGVGVVQPFVEFMSARKIPWPRRPPEDADPLDVLVDLAVNWRVPLLFDVRVVYTNLDNPLVVAIDAMGYVTLLRMEQLSACGESGGGEYDELLRSVAGYLRQDALLSDEECLVLRLDETSVRSNVTSAVRIEEEEEEDDVFVASLNDSLSSSEIGQTWLTLLQRHLGSDVQLSPATKLQAHSERHFYEIVALLEAMPRERLLNVIGWTFAYSYLWIVNPDLDHFRPGKECDVFDGQAACFLTVQESFGTVLVAPQFLGYFQQDRQATTLHHARRDHAAFSASRTDFEELGGRHQAVGRREDPGEDQTSAVAAGAVLPYEAAGRAVRGISRDDDELLRVLVRVAKGRAQDVEEQLLQPPDDGQRTVARRRGALLVRRQPAPSRPVGAVPAFLLPSRHGRVGLQRLGFPARQGAGQSRGPARPRHRRHRGRGGGVDAGREVSPGLGQHQS